The following proteins are co-located in the Vallicoccus soli genome:
- a CDS encoding PAS domain S-box protein — translation MEGPRTPRSRRGARWALAGCVALVLAALSAFAGVAVGASQDDAREQRSRAAAQASAGALERRVAAHEEVLHGLAAWVGTTGWPRRADWHASLVRQDVLARDPGIKVLGAAPYVPAGAGPAWAGGVRADAAASGLGYPALPAPAAGRAGAPIAYLEPLAGNAAAYGFDLLSEPTRRAAVLGARDSGAPRATAPLRLVQERGEQRGLLVVVPVYAPGAPTGTVGERRAAFRGVVFAAFRAGDLLRAALPEHAGGSAVLDLGPSSAPVALRDADPLVLGGTPPRDARRVDLDLAGRRYALLVPGLPPATAVERWAPVVLVVGGALLALLSGALVLTSAAARERAERREAARTRELESVVASSLDAVVTVDAQDRVVSWNPAAVALLGRSGPEVLGRPAAEVFPGGLRSALGEDGAGATGVELTATGPDGRPLLVEATLAPWHGDGGGYVTAIARDVTERRAAERAVRRAHALLRAVLDAATGTAVVATDPDGVVTVLSAGAERILARSADEVVGRLRLTDVHDAVELGRRAGEVGLPPGPAALAAAAGTEGPVAREWTWVRPDGERRLVALTVTAMHDAEGRPAGWVAVADDVTEARRLERERLHLADRLETLLASTAEGIFTIGVDGRTASANHAFAALVGRPVEELVGADAHGLFHHRRPDGTPYPREECHVLAAARTGVARRVDSEVLWRPDGAAVPVEYLAAPLVRDGRTEGAVVTVRDIRERKRTEQALLEAVAHEREVALRLRELDRVRADFVATVSHELRTPLTNVCGYLEVLLDGEAGPLAQEPLRMVEVARRNAQRLLALVEDLLVLSRVETGGFQVRQDEVALGAVVAAVVDDVALPARERGLELVVVDEGVGTVLGDEAQLERVLAALLSNALKFTPPGGRVTVTAGTEGGRARVAVADTGVGMSEEERAQLFTTFFRAAGASERAVQGAGVGLSVAKTVVDRHGGEIRVASAPGAGTTMTLLLPLLVAAPA, via the coding sequence GTGGAAGGACCTCGTACGCCCCGCTCCCGGCGCGGCGCCCGCTGGGCGCTCGCCGGGTGCGTCGCGCTGGTCCTGGCCGCCCTGTCGGCGTTCGCCGGCGTGGCCGTCGGCGCCTCGCAGGACGACGCGCGCGAGCAGCGCTCCCGCGCGGCCGCCCAGGCGTCGGCCGGCGCGCTGGAGCGGCGGGTCGCCGCGCACGAGGAGGTGCTGCACGGGCTCGCGGCCTGGGTCGGGACCACCGGCTGGCCCCGGCGCGCCGACTGGCACGCCTCCCTGGTGCGCCAGGACGTCCTCGCCCGCGACCCCGGGATCAAGGTGCTCGGGGCGGCGCCGTACGTCCCCGCCGGCGCCGGCCCCGCCTGGGCGGGCGGGGTGCGGGCGGACGCGGCCGCGTCGGGGCTGGGCTACCCCGCCCTGCCCGCGCCGGCCGCGGGCCGGGCCGGCGCCCCCATCGCGTACCTCGAGCCGCTGGCCGGGAACGCTGCGGCGTACGGGTTCGACCTGCTGTCCGAGCCCACCCGCCGGGCCGCCGTCCTCGGCGCCCGCGACAGCGGTGCCCCGCGGGCGACCGCCCCGCTGCGCCTCGTGCAGGAGCGCGGCGAGCAGCGCGGGCTGCTCGTCGTCGTGCCCGTGTACGCGCCGGGGGCCCCGACCGGCACGGTCGGCGAGCGCCGGGCCGCCTTCCGCGGCGTCGTGTTCGCCGCGTTCCGCGCCGGCGACCTGCTCCGCGCGGCCCTGCCCGAGCACGCCGGCGGCAGCGCCGTGCTCGACCTCGGCCCGTCGTCGGCCCCCGTGGCCCTGCGCGACGCCGATCCGCTCGTGCTCGGGGGCACCCCGCCGCGCGACGCCCGGCGCGTCGACCTCGACCTGGCCGGGCGGCGGTACGCGCTGCTCGTGCCCGGGCTGCCGCCGGCCACCGCGGTCGAGCGGTGGGCGCCGGTCGTGCTCGTCGTCGGGGGCGCGCTGCTGGCGCTGCTCTCGGGGGCGCTCGTGCTCACCTCCGCCGCGGCCCGCGAGCGCGCCGAGCGCCGGGAGGCGGCCAGGACGCGGGAGCTGGAGAGCGTGGTGGCGTCCTCGCTGGACGCGGTCGTCACGGTGGACGCGCAGGACCGGGTGGTCTCCTGGAACCCCGCCGCGGTCGCGCTGCTGGGCCGCAGCGGCCCGGAGGTGCTGGGCCGCCCGGCCGCGGAGGTGTTCCCCGGCGGGCTGCGGAGCGCCCTCGGCGAGGACGGCGCCGGCGCGACCGGGGTCGAGCTGACCGCCACGGGCCCGGACGGGCGGCCGCTGCTCGTCGAGGCCACCCTGGCGCCCTGGCACGGCGACGGCGGCGGGTACGTCACCGCCATCGCGCGCGACGTCACCGAGCGGCGGGCCGCCGAGCGGGCCGTACGGCGCGCGCACGCTCTGCTGCGGGCGGTGCTCGACGCGGCCACGGGCACGGCGGTCGTGGCCACCGACCCCGACGGGGTGGTCACCGTCCTCAGCGCGGGCGCGGAGCGCATCCTCGCCCGCAGCGCCGACGAGGTCGTGGGCAGGCTGCGGCTCACCGACGTGCACGACGCCGTGGAGCTGGGCCGGCGCGCCGGCGAGGTCGGCCTGCCCCCGGGGCCTGCGGCGCTCGCCGCCGCTGCGGGCACCGAGGGCCCCGTGGCCCGGGAGTGGACGTGGGTCCGTCCCGACGGCGAGCGGCGCCTCGTGGCGCTCACCGTGACCGCGATGCACGACGCCGAGGGCCGGCCCGCCGGCTGGGTCGCGGTGGCCGACGACGTCACCGAGGCCCGCCGGCTCGAGCGCGAGCGCCTGCACCTCGCCGACCGCCTCGAGACGCTGCTCGCCTCGACGGCCGAGGGCATCTTCACCATCGGCGTCGACGGCCGCACGGCGTCGGCGAACCACGCCTTCGCCGCGCTCGTCGGGCGCCCCGTCGAGGAGCTCGTCGGCGCCGACGCGCACGGCCTGTTCCACCACCGCCGCCCGGACGGCACGCCGTACCCCCGCGAGGAGTGCCACGTGCTCGCCGCCGCCCGCACGGGGGTCGCGCGCCGGGTCGACAGCGAGGTGCTCTGGCGCCCGGACGGCGCGGCGGTCCCGGTGGAGTACCTCGCCGCCCCGCTCGTGCGCGACGGGCGCACCGAGGGGGCCGTGGTCACGGTGCGCGACATCCGGGAGCGCAAGCGGACCGAGCAGGCGCTGCTCGAGGCCGTGGCGCACGAGCGCGAGGTCGCGCTGCGCCTGCGCGAGCTCGACCGGGTGCGCGCGGACTTCGTGGCGACGGTGAGCCACGAGCTGCGCACGCCGCTGACGAACGTCTGCGGCTACCTCGAGGTGCTCCTCGACGGCGAGGCCGGCCCGCTGGCGCAGGAGCCCCTGCGCATGGTGGAGGTGGCGCGGCGCAACGCCCAGCGCCTGCTCGCGCTCGTGGAGGACCTGCTCGTGCTGAGCCGGGTGGAGACCGGCGGCTTCCAGGTGCGCCAGGACGAGGTGGCCCTCGGCGCGGTCGTCGCGGCCGTCGTCGACGACGTCGCCCTGCCCGCGCGCGAGCGCGGCCTCGAGCTCGTCGTCGTCGACGAGGGCGTCGGGACGGTCCTCGGCGACGAGGCCCAGCTCGAGCGGGTCCTCGCGGCCCTGCTGAGCAACGCCCTGAAGTTCACCCCGCCCGGCGGGCGGGTCACGGTGACCGCCGGCACCGAGGGCGGGCGGG